gttTTTGTGCACATAAGCAACAGCAAATAAGATGAAATATTTGAACAAATTAAAGCTTCTGTGCATATAATCAAGAAGCAAAGGAAATTGTGCAaccaaataatattttattggtTTTATTTCTAGATAAGGTGTAGCAACATTTATTGTAAGAAAGGTGGAATAGTTAGAAGATGATGATGGTTGATCAGAAGTTGCCGGCCTCAGCAGATTATGGTTATGGTGTGTGAAACTCTCTCATCCCCACTCTCTTTCAGATGCAGTCACTTTCCACTGTAAAAGACAATAAATAAGTCATTTAGGTCTCCTAGATGGGCCAGTCCTTTGTATTGTAAAAATAGATGGTGATGTTATATTAAGAAAACCAAAAACTCTGTTTTAACTATCTTCTGATATTTGCATATGACAgtgatataataaaaaaaccaaGTTGAGCAGTAAACATAGAAACCCTCTTGTGAAGCCGGCGAGGTTGCAAGTAGCATCTTACAAATGGCATTCCACCATTCATCCAACTCCAACCTAACCTTCACTTCATGCTTATTTTCAAAGGGCAATGATGTAATCAGGTTCATTTTCATTTCACTATAAATGTAACCTCTTTGCTTATTCATTCCAAGTCCAAAGAGTTAATATTGCCTTCTAAGCCAAGCTAGAAAATGCGTGAGATTCTTCACATTCAGGGGGGGCAATGCGGGAACCAAATAGGAACAAAGTTCTGGGAAGTGGTGTGTGATGAGCATGGGATTGACCCTACAGGACAGTACGTAGGCAACACAGAACTTCAGCTTGAAAGAGTGAACGTTTATTACAATGAGGGCAGCAATGGACGTTATGTGCCAAGGGCAGTGCTTATGGACCTTGAGCCTGGCACCATGGATGCTGCCCGCACCGGCCTTTATGGCCAGATATTCCGCCCGGACAACTTTGTTTTCGGCCAGTCTGGTGCCGGAAACAACTTCGCAAAGGGCCACTACACTGAGGGTGCTGAGCTTATTGACTCAGTCCTTGATGTTGTAAGGAAGGAGGTTGAGAATTGTGACTGCCTGCAAGGTAAAAAAGTAACCAAACATCATGATAAACTGTTTCATTAAAATATGagacatttatatattttatggtTTTGGTTTTGAATCCAGGATTTCAAGTGTGCCACTCCTTGGGAGGGGGAACAGGTTCTGGAATGGGAACTCTGCTGATTTCTAAGATAAGAGAAGAATACCCTGATCGAATGATGCTTACATTCTCTGTGTTTCCATCTCCAAAGGTGTCAGACACGGTTGTTGAGCCTTATAATGCTACACTTTCTGTTCACCAGTTGGTGGAGAATGCTGATGAGTGTATGGTCCTTGACAATGAAGCACTATATGACATCTGCTTCAGGACCCTCAAGCTCACTACACCAAGCTGTAAGCATAGTTGCAGTAGAACTAATGAGCACCTATGCTAAAGAAGTTCTTCTTTTTACCTAGTAACCGTTTCCTCAATTTACTTTTTGCAGTTGGAGACTTGAATCATTTGATATCAGCAACAATGAGTGGAGTTACTTGTTGCTTAAGATTTCCGGGTCAGCTCAACTCAGACCTAAGAAAGTTAGCAGTGAACTTGATCCCATTTCCACGACTTCACTTCTTCATGGTGGGTTTTGCTCCTCTGACATCTCGAGGATCACAGAACTACCGTGCATTGACTGTCCCAGAACTGACACAGCAAATGTGGGATGCCAAGAACATGATGTGTGCAGCTGATCCGCGCCACGGTCGTTACTTGACTGCCTCAGCGGTTTTCAGGGGCAAGATGAGCACAAAAGAGGTAGATGAACAGATGTTGAGCGTACAAAATAAGAACTCTTCCTACTTTGTTGAGTGGATTCCCAACAATGTGAAGTCTAGTGTTTGTGACATTCCTCCCAAAGGCCTTTCTATGGCTTCGACTTTTGTTGGTAACTCAACATCCATTCAGGAGATGTTCAGGAGAGTGAGTGAGCAGTTCACAGCCATGTTCAGAAGGAAAGCCTTCTTGCACTGGTACACTGGAGAAGGAATGGATGAGATGGAGTTTACCGAAGCAGAGAGTAACATGAATGATCTTGTTGCAGAGTATCAACAGTACCAGGATGCATCTgctgatgaagatgatgattctGGAGAAGAAAATGAGGGAGCTGAGAGCTGAGGATGTTCGACAAGCTTGACTCGTCGAATTTTACAAGCAGTATTGAATCTATATGTTCAGTTTTTCGGCTTTTAGAAGGTTGTGGTTGGTGTTTTccttcttatttttaatatcgAAATACAAGAATCACCTCGTTAAAATCTCAATATTTTCAATACAGCAGCATCTCATCAAGATATATAGTGCAAGCGTGCAAGTAAGGAAAGATGCTTGCCGATGGAATATTCATAAATCAATCTAATTGGAATAAATACATTACgtaaatcataaaaatatttttttacaagtaATAACAGTTAATGTTTGGAAAGGTTTATCACTGTGGAATGATGCATAAAACCTCAATTCTCATGAGATATACATCTTATATGAATAGATCTTGGACTCTAGGCAATTTCCAGAGATAAATCTGTGAGATCATGTTAATACAAATATTTGAAGTGGGCGATGTAAAATATGCATTCTATATACACACGCCATTCTTTATAAACAAACAGGTGGGTTGACTGTTTCTTGCAGTCTTGAAAGGTTACCAAATAGCATTTCGCTATGCTTGAACTAATCAGACCCCAagctaaattattttaaaaaatgggaGGTTTACATTTACAGTAAGGCAGTAAAATATATCAAATCTAAATTTCACCACTAAAAAGGGAGAATTTATTTTTAAGGACCTAAAAATCAAGTTTACCTTGTTCAAAGATTGAACCATGGTTCGGTTCATTGAACAAATGCCTTTGGCCACCATGTCCAAAAGTTTCTCTATTTATGGTCCTTCAGACCAAACTTTTAAAATGCAAAGCCACAGTATTCATTCTATAAGGTAAATATGACTTTTAAGGTCCCAAAATGCAATACTCCCTTTAAAAAACCACATGACTTTTGGACATGATAACAGTGATTACTTATGAACTATagattagtttataaattttatagaaTAAATACCGCAGCTATCATGTCCAAAAGTTTGTTTATTGTGTTATGATCCTTCAGATCAAACCTTGGAAATAAACAGGCATAATATTCATTCTAGATCATGAATTTTCCTTTTCTATGTTATGCTTTTCTCCCTTACAAATCCGCCATTCATTTCAAAACTCTTTGATTTGTCTCGTTATTTTGACTATGTCTAGATGAGATGCTATTCAGCTgatcaaatccagcaagcacACCAGCTCCTGCCAtaccaagaagcatgtttgctGTAACTCCTCGAAATAAAGCTAAGAAACCCTCTTGTCCAACAATATCACGAAATGCATGTATTGCGTTACGGTACTTGTTCGGATGTCCAGAGGTAAGCATCATTCTCCTGCGCAATGTATCAAAAGGGTATGCACAAACCCCTGAAAAAGCTGTGATGCTCCACCCTAAGAAGAAACTAGCAAGAAAGTTCCCCTGcagaaaataaaccaagagacTCACATTGGAAAGCCTGGGTATAAAAGAACATAACCAATTGTCTGAATTCATCAAGGTGCTGTACAGTAAAGAGATGCATCTACGATAAGTACACTGCAAGGAAACTAGCCATTCTATTTCCAAAATAGTTATTTGACTTACGTCTTGAAAATGAATGTTCAGAATCAAGGATTCAACTATCAATGTAAATCTGTAGAATCTACGTGAACTTGAATATTTGGCACACATACCACTGTGGAACAGATTAAAGAAATCACCAGCCCCATAGCAATAGAGGGCAAAAAATGTCAGTTAAAAGCATCAAGTATCAACTATATGTTTTCCCATTACTGAAGTGTAAATGGTTAGTTGCTTACCTCAAATGGCCCAACTAAAACAATAGGCTTCATGGTGTCATAGATCCCAAAGTACATCCCTCGATACATGGCAATTCCCCATATTGAAATGCCAAATCCCCTGTACAATCCAGCAATTCCATCACTTGATAATGTCTTCCTGTATACATCAATTAGTCCTTTAAACTGGCGTTGACTGGTATTGCGGCACTCGATTGCATCAGTGCCCAATCGTGTACGTGCATAATCTAAATGATACAGTAGCAGTGAAGTTGTTGCTCCTGCAGCACTGCCTGAAGCCACATTCCCAGTAAACCACTTAGTGTACCCGTCTCTCTCTTTGGAATACCCAAAAATGCTTTTGAAGTAACCTTTGAATGCAAAATTGAAAGCCTATAGACCAATTAACTGTTTgctcaaatattattttaataataataactattatCTGAGACACATGATTCCAGGAATTGATGTATCTTTTTTCCATATATGTGGAgcattattttatgaaaaagcCAAGACACGGTTAATAATATTTGACATGCATTAACAATTTgacagcaaaagcacaaagcaaGCAAGCTTGTAGGTTAACGTAACAGAACAAAATGGACGCCATCATATATCAAAGAATTTGATTGTGCATGCAGTGTTATTGTTGCATCATGCAATAGAAAATAAGATAAGCCAAGGCTCTAAGATGAGgtatattttgatttatttgagaatatagaaaggaaaaagaaaaggatgaaagGGAAATAAGTAAACAGATGTTCCCTCTAATTTGAATACCTAAGCTCCATTACATGACAGAGAATACAAAATCAATGCACAAAAGAATTTGAGCATATTATTTGGTTTGAGGTTTTGGAGAATATCATGAGAAATAATTACCCAGATATTTAATGGTTAAGTTTATGCCCATCACTCAGAAGCCCTGATAACTGGTCATGCTcactcttttgttttctttatctcTTCCCTGCTATCAATTAGTGGAAGTGTCGGTAAAAGGCGAAAACAAAACACTAAAAGTTAACAAACAATAGCCCCTTTAACTCAGTTGTGACAActtcaaagaaagagaaaaataaatggtGAGGGTGGGGATGCTTATCTTTATTTAACAGCAATCAGGATGCCAGTGAAGTGAATAACTCACCTGTGTGGGGAAATATCGGATAACATTGGCCTGGTGACCTCTCCAAAAGGCAATGAAACCCTCCTCCATGAAGACCCTCTTAAAGCCATCAGACACGCCCAAGTATGGTTTTTTGAGTTGTCCTCTTTTAATcatttcaccttggttttgcAATAAAAGCTTCACTCTCTCGATTGGTGCTGCAGCACTCTTTGATATGATTGCTGCTACTCCTCCCATTACAAAATCCtttgaaaatctttcatatGTTGATTTTACCATTTTTAGTCTCTTCCCTCTAATCCTGACAGATGTATTAAAAACTTAGTTAACAATGAGTGGACATAAAATCTCAAACTTTCCAATGAAAATACGTGGTTCAGATCAACTTATGCATGACTTCAATCATATTCAACAGTTCAAAATCAATTCTCCTCAACTTCAAACCAAACAAACACCAAATCTCACAGAAATCACAAATAGAGTGAAATAACAATGACATAAAGCATAACTCTGTTATATGAATTCATCAAGCAAAAATCATGCAAACTTTCGGATTCATTTCAATCATGAGAaggacagaaaaaaaaaaagtaatgcaAAAAAAGCTGAAAAACAGATTAGAGAAAAATGAAGACCACCAAGAATATGCAAGCTGCATAGTTCAGTACACACCTAAGCAAATTATAGGTCAGGAAGAACCTTCTGAAAAGGACTTGCCCCCTCAAACAAGTCTAACCAGGTTTATACCTTCCTTAATCTTCAAGTGAACAAACGAAAAACGAAAATGATAAATTACGATTTCTGATGCTGCCCAGTAACCCGTTCAATCGACTGGAAATATTACAATTCCAAATTTCACAGAAAAGTCTaacttttatgaaaaaatagaaCCTGGGgcatgtttaaaaaaataatagaaaacagAAATTGAAAGAAAGTTAGCAAACACCATTGCACCCAACACAAAGGTTTTGAAGGAGAGTGATTTGAAGCCACGGGAATCCAGAAAGTttcaatgcaaaaaaaaaaaaaaaaaaaaacatgcaatGACATGAATGGGTGAGAAGAATAGCAATCGAACAGAATAGATGGTGAGAAATGTGGTAGCTAGCAAATGAAAAATTGAGAAAACATTCATAAGGAAAGGAAGATAGAAAGGGAAAAAGGTACCTGAAGAGAAGAGAACGAAATGAGTTGAAGTGCAATGAGGATGAGATttgagttttgtttttatttgatggcaaataacattttcttcttattttatgCTGTTTTTGTTGAGCGTGTGGAACAAAATTGAAACTGTAACGATAAAGTTTTCGTATTTATAAATGGGAAAGGATCCAAAGATTTTAAGtgaaataataattagtaatcacaatttctttaaattttcaaCATAATTTGagtataattaaaagaaaattaaaactaattttttaaaatatttaagttaCTTGTTATCTCTTACTGATAATCTTTTAtaggaattaaaattaaatttaagctAGTTATTAGTAAAATCAATGTTCATCCACTGTCaacaaaaaatacattatttaacACGCATGACCCCTGTTCCTCACAAAGGaaagtgaaataaaatatataaatatgttcatTACATTTATGATTAACTAAATATTGATAAATTcgtttgtgtttgttttaacTATTGTgtataatgaaatatttaaaaatatttgaaataaaactttattgTTATTTGATGATACATATAACATTCCATCATATGAGATATCATGTTAAGTAAGAATATTATCTTATTTGTTAGGTAAGAACATTATCTTATTTTtgttaatgattttatttatttatttattttttatatatgatgTTAATAATCTGATTGCATATCTTTTGTGATGACACATTTATTTTCCAACAACAAAATCTTTCAAAACAAATGTCTATGACCTTCGATCATACATATAACATTCATCATACAAGTGAGATATGAACATAATCCTATTTAAAGTGATTtcgtttatgatttttttatttttcatatataaagCTAATAATCTCCTTTCATATTATTTTGTAGTGACAAAtatgtttttagaaaaaaaaatagtttgccTTTGATATAATCATATAATGCGGTTAATACTAAAATTTTGACAACCAGAGTATTTCATTTGCTATTGTCCATGTTGATTTTGTTGggaaatcaaaacaaaacatcTCTCTTTGGTGTGTATACAAAATAGACACCTGCGAAAACAATAAGtagataaaagaaaatagaataaTTACACCGATAATTTTTAACGCGAGTAAACCTTATCaactaagaaataaaaatttgcGTGACCTAGTAAAAAAGATCTCTTCACTACTTAAGATTACAGTATTTGTTTTTCTCTCACTTTGAGGGTAACACTTACGGTTTATTTGTTTTAGAGTTAATCTCACCTAACAATTATGAAATACAATATCTCTAGTCTCTCACTAGGATTTATAATCTCACTTTATGGTGGATATCAACTCTTTATGTTGTTTTTCTCATTTGcttgtttttttctctctcacaaAGAAACACCTTTTCACTTTTACATTTTCAATGTACCTTAAAAATACCATATTCAACTGTTTTGGTTGAACTTCACAGCCTTTAAGAAAGAGATAATTTGAAGACTTTGAAAAGACCTTCacttaatataattaatggatCAATTATCAAGATTCATTGGTTATGATTATAGTTATTGTAATAAGTttcatacttttattttttacaagtaTGATCATGTGTTgtcttattttaaatatgtgAAGTATTATTGAATGATCATGTGTTgtcttattttaaatattttcatttaataatttcacgtggtaaatattaaaattgtgaCACATACCCaacaaaaacacataaaaaaaccCATGTATATTTTATGTCTtattatttgtgttttttttcctttcatttatatataaatatatgtgatttttcattatcatttttatattcACCAATAACTTCcatatttaagaatttttaaatattttattttactttttgtaattattttgatttcttatTAAAactgtaattaaaatattttattatatatatataatacaatacAATACATgagttttacttttttaaatactcatttaataaaataaatatatttttatttttctatttggtcgtttaatttattattgtaagTTATGTGACTTTTTGTTTACTTCAATATGCAACTTTTTTCCTTATTGTATAAGTGTtgcttttaaaaattatttattttaaactactctaacaagttaaagatataattcttttatattttcccctacaaaaaagtttttttttttaatggaaaacacatatttagaataaaataacTCTAAAGATATGAACggtgtttgaaaaaaaaaattgtattttcggTAGTACGTCGTCTGaggtaataattaaaattaataattttgttttaaaaaagtatattagttttatgaatttgaaacttataaattatgattatttttaacaaatttttctttcaattttgtatattttgatACATTTAGATCAAGTTAGTTATTACCAGTATTGATCATGATTATGTATATTGTAAAtgcttttaattaaataatttcaagCTGAAAACCGAATAAGTTACCTTGAGTATGAACCAATATCAAGATtacaaataattagttacttgGAAACGATTTTTTTTAGCATATTTAtccaaactaaaattaattacaatataataataatctatagctatatataaaaaaaatctttgattATTACAcaaatctatttttattttatcctattaatattttattttgaatatgtcaatcattttctattttttaagtatttattaaataactaattatttttataattaattgaaaacttttttattttattttatttttagtaataaTATACTGTcattcattttcaattttaaatatagCATAGTTTCtaggaaaacaaatttattgaaGTATTTTTCACATATtcatttcttaaaaattataattttttatctcttcttattatttaatttagttattattgttttttattgtttaatttttttatttttctttacagaaaaaatgcggatacacccaataataataataataaattgataACATATGTAATCCATTATTtgaaaaactagttttttaggTATTTAAAAGCatagttaaaataatttacgtagaaataattaataatatgataattatctgatctaaatattttaaattattattgtataGAATAAAGCATTGTAAATGTTGTTGTGGTTGTTATATAATGAAGTTGTTTTAGAAGGCAGAGAGAGATAGAATCAAAGGAAGTCGAGGCGGCGAGAATAGAGAATCCTATCTTCTccgtttcttcttcttcttcttcttcttcttcttcttcttcttctttaagccTCTCAGAACGCTGTCTCGTGCTGTTGATGTGGCGTTGAAACAGAGTATCGCATCAAGACTCAATCGATGACGACTCAATCGGCGAACCTATGGGTTCTACTTGGGCTTGGTTTAGCTGGAATAGTTCTCATCACCAGAAAGCTCAAGAAGTCCGTCAGAGAGGATTTCGGCGCTTTCCTCCACAAGCTTCAGCTCCTTCCGCCGCCTCAGCCCGCTCCTCCCAAAGCTCCTCATCCTCTCACCGCCCTCACTTTCGCGCTCTCCGACTTGTAAACCTAACCTAATAATCACTACACTCTTTctcttcctctctctctctctcttcctaTTTAACAACATTTTTCATTCTCCTCTGATATCGATTTTCTTTTCAGATTTGACATCCAAGGACATGTCTCCACGTTCGGCCATCCCGACTGGGCTAGGTCTCACGAGCCTGCTTCTTCCACTTCTCCCGCGGTTTCTGCTCTTGTCGAAGGAGGCGCTACCTGCGTTGCGACTACCGTTGTCGATGACTTCGCTCTAGGGTTCGACCTTGCTCTTTTAATTCCTTCCAAAAACTTACGTGTTAACATCATAACTCTTCCCGTGGTCGTGTGTAAACTATGTGCTCTGCTTTTGCATGCAGGggtttgaattttgttttactATTTCATGAGTTGTTTGActctattttttgaattttcagTATTGGTGGCGAAAATAAGCATTATGGAACACCGACTAATCCTGCCGTGCCTGCGCGAGTACCCGGTGGATCCTCTAGTGGTGCTGCTGTGGCTGTTGCTGCCAATTTCGTTGACTTTGCATTGGGTGAGCTTCTTCATTGTCATTATCCACTTTTTGATGTGCAACTCGCGACTTCATTGCCACTCATTGATGACATTTATAAATTGGttatcttattttcttttcccACAAGTGCTTATGGTAATGTTTATCCTACCGTTTTGTTAGGACAGTTATTCCAGTTATTTTGTAATCAAGAAATACCATCTTTCTTttgttgtatttttaattttgttcgtAAGAATAACTAAATATCAGAAGAATATGCTTGTTTAGTTGCCTTCTTGGTGATATCCGAGGGTTTCACGATTATATGATGTAATGGAAACTGTTTCTTATACTATTGGACCGTCATCTACAACAGGTATTGATACTACTGGTGGGGTGAGAGTACCTGCTGGATTTTGTGGCATTCTTGGATTTCGACCTTCACATGGTGCTGTTTCACATTTGGGAATCATACCTATTTCAACAAGTCTGGACACTGTTGGTATGGactattcaattttttaatgtaGTTTGATTTATGAGCTTATGAGTTCAAGTGGCTGtttaattgatttatatttgaatgattattatttttatgtgttATAAGGATAAATTGCTTGACTGCCTTTGCTTATTAGTTAGGgcctttttgttttttaaatatttctcaGTAAGatcttttgaaatttaaatacaaGTTAAGGCAATCCAAAAATATACACCAAGAAGAGGAAAAACAGATGTTCTCTTATAATTGTTATACATTCAGGCATTTTTTGTATAGTTGCTGATACTTAATTTTTGTACACGGAGGTTATTAATATACCATCTACTGcactttacatttttttaactcTGAAATGCCATTTTCAGGTTGGTTTGCAAGGGATCCCTCTATATTGCGTCGAGTTGGCCATATACTCTTACAAGCACCATTTGTAGTTCAACGACCTCCTCGGCAAATAATAATTGCTGATGATTGTTTTCAGCATATAAATGTTCCTCTTGATAGGAGTTCGCAAGTGGTGGTGAAAACTACTGAGAAGCTTTTCGGAAGTATGTCA
The sequence above is a segment of the Phaseolus vulgaris cultivar G19833 chromosome 2, P. vulgaris v2.0, whole genome shotgun sequence genome. Coding sequences within it:
- the LOC137813043 gene encoding ADP,ATP carrier protein ER-ANT1 isoform X3; translated protein: MGINLTIKYLGSAAGATTSLLLYHLDYARTRLGTDAIECRNTSQRQFKGLIDVYRKTLSSDGIAGLYRGFGISIWGIAMYRGMYFGIYDTMKPIVLVGPFEGNFLASFFLGWSITAFSGVCAYPFDTLRRRMMLTSGHPNKYRNAIHAFRDIVGQEGFLALFRGVTANMLLGMAGAGVLAGFDQLNSISSRHSQNNETNQRVLK
- the LOC137813042 gene encoding tubulin beta-4 chain-like, producing the protein MREILHIQGGQCGNQIGTKFWEVVCDEHGIDPTGQYVGNTELQLERVNVYYNEGSNGRYVPRAVLMDLEPGTMDAARTGLYGQIFRPDNFVFGQSGAGNNFAKGHYTEGAELIDSVLDVVRKEVENCDCLQGFQVCHSLGGGTGSGMGTLLISKIREEYPDRMMLTFSVFPSPKVSDTVVEPYNATLSVHQLVENADECMVLDNEALYDICFRTLKLTTPSFGDLNHLISATMSGVTCCLRFPGQLNSDLRKLAVNLIPFPRLHFFMVGFAPLTSRGSQNYRALTVPELTQQMWDAKNMMCAADPRHGRYLTASAVFRGKMSTKEVDEQMLSVQNKNSSYFVEWIPNNVKSSVCDIPPKGLSMASTFVGNSTSIQEMFRRVSEQFTAMFRRKAFLHWYTGEGMDEMEFTEAESNMNDLVAEYQQYQDASADEDDDSGEENEGAES
- the LOC137813043 gene encoding ADP,ATP carrier protein ER-ANT1 isoform X1, with protein sequence MVKSTYERFSKDFVMGGVAAIISKSAAAPIERVKLLLQNQGEMIKRGQLKKPYLGVSDGFKRVFMEEGFIAFWRGHQANVIRYFPTQAFNFAFKGYFKSIFGYSKERDGYTKWFTGNVASGSAAGATTSLLLYHLDYARTRLGTDAIECRNTSQRQFKGLIDVYRKTLSSDGIAGLYRGFGISIWGIAMYRGMYFGIYDTMKPIVLVGPFEGNFLASFFLGWSITAFSGVCAYPFDTLRRRMMLTSGHPNKYRNAIHAFRDIVGQEGFLALFRGVTANMLLGMAGAGVLAGFDQLNSISSRHSQNNETNQRVLK
- the LOC137813043 gene encoding ADP,ATP carrier protein ER-ANT1 isoform X2, which codes for MGINLTIKYLGYFKSIFGYSKERDGYTKWFTGNVASGSAAGATTSLLLYHLDYARTRLGTDAIECRNTSQRQFKGLIDVYRKTLSSDGIAGLYRGFGISIWGIAMYRGMYFGIYDTMKPIVLVGPFEGNFLASFFLGWSITAFSGVCAYPFDTLRRRMMLTSGHPNKYRNAIHAFRDIVGQEGFLALFRGVTANMLLGMAGAGVLAGFDQLNSISSRHSQNNETNQRVLK